In Bradyrhizobium lablabi, one DNA window encodes the following:
- a CDS encoding FAD binding domain-containing protein → MIPGPFSYHRPATLADAVKLLASLGDEARPLAGGHSLVPMMKLRLATPEHLVDLHGIAGLKGIRREGNRIVIGAMTTQHELLASDEIAKSLPILHEAAVLIADPQVRYRGTIGGNVANGDPGNDMPALMLTLGASYALEGASGARVVAASEFYQGAYFTALEPGEILTAVSIPLPAAGHGYAYEKLKRKVGDYATAAAAVVLTMSGGKVASCAIGLTNLHETPLLAADAAKAVIGTSLDAATLKKAAAAAEAIMSPAADARGPVEYRKHVGGIMVTRALTRAAGRTS, encoded by the coding sequence ATGATTCCTGGCCCGTTCAGCTATCACCGGCCGGCGACGCTGGCCGATGCGGTCAAACTGCTGGCGTCGCTCGGCGACGAGGCCCGTCCGCTGGCCGGCGGCCACAGCCTGGTGCCGATGATGAAGCTCCGGCTCGCGACCCCCGAACATCTGGTCGATCTGCACGGCATCGCCGGGCTGAAAGGCATCCGCCGCGAGGGTAACCGCATCGTGATCGGCGCGATGACCACCCAGCACGAATTGCTGGCTTCGGACGAGATCGCCAAATCGCTGCCGATCCTGCATGAGGCGGCCGTCCTGATTGCCGATCCGCAGGTGCGCTACCGCGGCACCATCGGCGGCAATGTCGCCAATGGCGATCCCGGCAACGACATGCCGGCGCTGATGCTGACGCTCGGCGCCAGCTACGCCCTGGAAGGCGCGTCCGGCGCGCGCGTGGTCGCGGCAAGCGAATTTTATCAGGGCGCCTATTTCACCGCGCTCGAGCCCGGCGAAATCCTGACCGCGGTTTCGATTCCTCTGCCGGCCGCCGGCCACGGCTACGCCTACGAAAAGCTAAAACGCAAGGTCGGCGACTACGCCACCGCCGCGGCGGCGGTCGTGCTCACCATGTCCGGCGGCAAGGTCGCATCCTGCGCGATCGGCCTCACCAATCTGCACGAAACGCCGCTGCTCGCCGCTGACGCGGCCAAGGCCGTGATCGGAACCAGTCTCGATGCCGCGACGCTGAAGAAGGCTGCCGCTGCGGCGGAAGCGATCATGTCGCCGGCGGCGGATGCCCGCGGGCCGGTGGAATACCGAAAACATGTCGGCGGCATCATGGTGACGCGGGCGCTCACGCGTGCCGCCGGCCGCACGAGCTGA
- a CDS encoding (2Fe-2S)-binding protein encodes MAKTHVTMKVNGAEVEGLVEPRTLLVHFLRENLSLTGTHIGCETTHCGACTVDLDGMSVKSCTVFAVQAQGSEILTIEGVANADGSLSALQEGFRMMHGLQCGFCTPGMIVRAQRLLKENPRPTEEEIRMGISGNICRCTGYQNIVRAIQYAADKINGVEFKEAAE; translated from the coding sequence ATGGCAAAAACCCATGTGACCATGAAAGTGAACGGCGCCGAGGTCGAAGGCCTGGTCGAACCGCGCACACTGCTGGTGCATTTCCTGCGCGAAAATCTTTCGCTCACCGGCACCCATATCGGCTGCGAGACCACCCATTGCGGTGCCTGCACCGTCGATCTCGACGGCATGTCGGTGAAAAGCTGCACGGTATTTGCCGTGCAAGCCCAGGGCTCCGAAATTCTGACCATCGAAGGCGTCGCCAACGCCGACGGTTCGCTGTCCGCCTTGCAGGAAGGATTTCGCATGATGCACGGGCTGCAATGCGGCTTCTGCACGCCGGGCATGATCGTGCGCGCGCAGCGGCTGCTCAAGGAAAACCCGCGGCCGACGGAGGAAGAAATCCGGATGGGTATCTCCGGCAATATCTGCCGCTGCACCGGTTATCAAAACATCGTCAGGGCGATCCAGTACGCCGCCGACAAGATCAATGGCGTTGAATTCAAGGAGGCCGCGGAATGA
- a CDS encoding aerobic carbon-monoxide dehydrogenase large subunit, whose translation MNNLTPTREQRTAALEGLGCKRKRVEDIRFTQGKGNYVDDLKLPGMLHGDFVRSPHAHARVKSINSEEALKVPGVLAVITAETLKTVNLAWMPTLAGDVQMVLADGKVLFQNQEVAFVVATDRYAADDGINKVVVEYEPLPALIDPFKAMDKDAPVLREDLVGKTTGAHGPRKHHNHIFEWTVGDKDLTDAAFKKADVTIKEMISYHRTHPSPLETCQCVCSFDKIRGELTIWGTFQAPHVIRTVVSLIAKLPEQKIHVISPDIGGGFGNKVGAYPGYICAAVASIVTGKPVKWVEDRIENLTATSFARDYHMTTEIAATKDGKVTGLRVHVLADHGAFDACADPSKWPAGFFNIVTGSYDFPTAHLSVDGIYTNKAPGGVAYRCSFRVTEAAYCIERGMDILAQKLGMDPAELRLKNFIKAEQFPYHSALGWEYDSGDYHTAMMKMMETVKYAELRKEQAEKRAAFKRGETREIMGLGVSFFTEIVGAGPSKNCDILGIAMFDSCEIRMHPTGAGIARMGTKSQGQGHETTWAQIIATEIGIPADNIMVEEGNTDTAPYGLGTYGSRSTPVAGAAIAMAARKIKAKAQMIAAYRLEVHEDDLEWDIDGFRVKGLPEKTMSMKDICWAAYNSVPPGMEPGLEAVSYYDPPNMTYPFGAYICVMDIDVDTGVYKVRRFYALDDCGTRINPMIIEGQVHGGLTEAFAIAMGQEIRYDETGNVVTGSFMDFFMPTAVETPHWETDFTVTPSPHHPIGAKGVGESPNVGGVPAFSNAVNDAFSFLGSTHIQMPHDYWRNWRAAKNLGVFAA comes from the coding sequence ATGAACAACTTAACTCCCACGCGGGAACAACGCACCGCCGCCCTCGAAGGTTTGGGGTGCAAACGCAAGCGCGTCGAAGACATCCGCTTCACCCAGGGCAAGGGCAATTATGTCGACGACCTCAAACTGCCGGGCATGCTGCACGGCGATTTTGTCCGCTCGCCGCACGCCCACGCGCGCGTCAAATCGATCAATTCCGAAGAGGCCCTCAAGGTACCCGGCGTATTGGCCGTCATCACCGCCGAGACGCTCAAAACCGTCAACCTCGCCTGGATGCCCACGCTCGCCGGCGACGTGCAGATGGTGCTGGCCGACGGCAAGGTGCTGTTCCAGAACCAGGAAGTCGCCTTCGTGGTCGCCACCGACCGCTATGCGGCCGACGACGGCATCAACAAGGTGGTGGTCGAATACGAGCCGCTGCCGGCGTTGATCGATCCGTTCAAGGCGATGGACAAGGACGCGCCGGTGCTCCGCGAGGATTTGGTCGGCAAGACCACGGGCGCCCACGGCCCGCGCAAGCATCACAACCACATTTTCGAGTGGACGGTCGGCGACAAGGATCTGACCGATGCCGCGTTCAAGAAAGCCGACGTCACGATCAAGGAGATGATCTCCTATCACCGCACCCATCCCTCGCCCCTCGAAACCTGCCAGTGCGTCTGCTCGTTCGACAAGATCAGGGGCGAACTGACGATCTGGGGCACGTTCCAGGCCCCGCATGTGATCCGCACCGTGGTGTCGCTGATCGCCAAACTCCCGGAACAAAAGATCCATGTGATCTCCCCCGACATCGGCGGCGGCTTTGGCAACAAGGTCGGCGCCTATCCCGGCTACATCTGCGCCGCGGTGGCTTCGATCGTCACCGGCAAACCGGTAAAATGGGTCGAGGACCGCATCGAGAACCTGACCGCGACCTCGTTCGCGCGCGATTACCACATGACCACTGAAATCGCCGCGACCAAGGACGGCAAGGTCACGGGGCTTCGGGTGCACGTGCTCGCCGATCACGGCGCGTTCGACGCTTGCGCCGATCCATCAAAATGGCCGGCCGGTTTTTTCAATATCGTCACGGGCTCGTACGACTTCCCGACGGCGCATCTTTCGGTCGACGGCATCTACACCAACAAGGCGCCGGGCGGCGTCGCCTATCGCTGCTCGTTCCGGGTCACGGAGGCGGCTTACTGCATCGAACGCGGCATGGACATTCTGGCCCAAAAGCTCGGCATGGATCCGGCGGAGCTGCGGCTCAAGAACTTCATCAAGGCCGAGCAGTTCCCGTATCACTCGGCACTCGGCTGGGAATATGATTCCGGCGACTATCACACCGCGATGATGAAGATGATGGAGACGGTCAAATATGCCGAGCTCCGGAAAGAGCAGGCGGAAAAGCGCGCGGCGTTCAAGCGCGGCGAGACCCGCGAGATCATGGGCCTCGGCGTGTCGTTCTTCACCGAGATCGTCGGCGCCGGTCCCTCGAAGAACTGCGACATTCTCGGCATCGCCATGTTCGATTCCTGCGAAATCCGCATGCATCCCACAGGCGCGGGCATCGCGCGGATGGGCACCAAGAGCCAGGGCCAGGGCCACGAGACCACCTGGGCCCAGATCATCGCCACCGAAATCGGCATTCCCGCCGACAACATCATGGTCGAGGAGGGCAATACCGATACCGCACCTTACGGGCTCGGAACCTATGGGTCGCGCTCCACTCCGGTAGCGGGCGCCGCGATCGCTATGGCCGCGCGAAAAATCAAGGCCAAGGCGCAGATGATCGCGGCCTACAGGCTCGAGGTGCACGAGGACGACCTCGAATGGGACATCGACGGTTTCCGGGTCAAAGGCCTGCCGGAGAAGACCATGTCGATGAAGGACATCTGCTGGGCGGCTTACAATTCCGTGCCGCCGGGCATGGAGCCGGGGCTCGAGGCGGTGAGCTATTACGATCCGCCCAACATGACCTATCCGTTCGGCGCCTATATCTGCGTGATGGACATCGACGTCGATACCGGCGTCTACAAGGTCAGGCGCTTCTATGCGCTGGACGATTGCGGTACGCGCATCAACCCGATGATCATCGAGGGCCAGGTCCATGGCGGCCTGACCGAAGCGTTCGCGATCGCGATGGGCCAGGAAATCCGTTACGATGAAACCGGCAATGTCGTCACCGGCTCGTTCATGGATTTCTTCATGCCGACCGCGGTCGAGACGCCGCATTGGGAGACCGATTTCACGGTGACGCCGTCGCCGCATCACCCGATCGGCGCCAAGGGCGTCGGCGAAAGCCCGAATGTCGGCGGTGTGCCGGCGTTCTCCAACGCCGTCAACGACGCGTTTTCGTTCTTAGGGTCCACCCACATCCAGATGCCGCATGACTACTGGCGCAACTGGCGGGCGGCGAAAAACCTGGGAGTGTTTGCGGCTTGA
- a CDS encoding AAA family ATPase, translating to MKTRDEIAQALAASGYIADSELATAISLMQLLRRPLLLEGEAGVGKTEVAKALASAHATELIRLQCYEGLDQSAALYEWNYQRQLLSIQAHHGADAETIEDRIFSEKYLLERPLLAAIRRAKPPVLLIDEIDRADDEFEAFLLELLSDFQVSIPELGTISATTIPHVVLTSNGTRELSDALRRRCLYHYVDYPDVDREARIIIARIDGSTASLSLQVARMVAGIRKEELRKVPGVAETLDWAAALVGIGVRDLHDAPEVVHETLMCLLKTHEDKSRVTREVTQRLLGEVA from the coding sequence ATGAAAACCCGCGACGAGATCGCGCAAGCGTTGGCTGCCTCCGGCTATATCGCCGACAGCGAACTCGCGACCGCGATCTCGCTGATGCAATTGCTGCGGCGCCCGCTTCTGCTCGAAGGCGAAGCGGGCGTCGGCAAGACGGAAGTGGCAAAAGCGCTGGCGTCAGCGCACGCGACCGAATTGATCCGCCTGCAATGCTATGAAGGGCTCGATCAATCGGCCGCGCTCTATGAATGGAATTACCAGCGGCAACTGCTTTCGATCCAGGCGCATCACGGCGCCGATGCCGAGACAATCGAAGACCGGATCTTTTCGGAAAAATATCTGCTGGAACGGCCGCTGCTCGCCGCGATCCGCCGGGCAAAGCCGCCGGTGCTGCTGATCGACGAGATCGACCGCGCCGACGACGAGTTCGAGGCGTTCTTGTTGGAGCTATTGTCGGATTTCCAGGTCTCGATCCCTGAGCTCGGCACGATCTCGGCGACCACGATCCCGCATGTGGTGCTGACCTCGAACGGCACCCGCGAACTCTCCGACGCGCTGCGCCGCCGCTGTCTCTATCACTATGTCGATTATCCCGACGTCGACCGCGAGGCGCGCATCATCATTGCGCGGATCGATGGCTCGACCGCGTCGCTATCCCTGCAGGTCGCGCGCATGGTCGCTGGTATCCGCAAGGAGGAGCTACGAAAAGTCCCCGGCGTCGCGGAGACGCTGGACTGGGCGGCGGCGCTGGTCGGGATCGGCGTCCGCGATCTGCACGACGCGCCGGAAGTCGTGCACGAGACCCTGATGTGCCTGCTCAAGACCCATGAGGACAAGTCACGCGTGACGCGCGAAGTGACGCAACGGTTATTGGGGGAGGTCGCATGA
- a CDS encoding vWA domain-containing protein: MSCCGNSPGYQEIDEVSRLVSTRLAAFLKTLRGSGFAVGLQEGQDAASLMAAGYAEKPGLLRSAFKHLFSARKSDWEKFDGLFDAFWLGKRVKSRSMTMGSAKAANSPSLKTLQDKRSERTGDEAATDQVPSTDDAPEGRAGEGRMEGASRAENLGEIDFRNMADPDQIEQAHAVAAQLAKTMRTRLTRRDLARRRGYRLDLRRTIHGNISHGGVPICLVKRQRKEKPLRLVMLLDASGSMSMYTGVFLRFIHGVLDEFREAEAFLFHTRLAYVSDAMKERDAVRALDRLSIMAQGAGGGTKIGESLQTFNRWHAARVIHSRTCVMIVSDGYETGDAALLGREMAALAKRCRRIVWLNPMLAWQGYAPEAAGIKAALPYVDLYAPANTLKSLTELEPYLAKL; this comes from the coding sequence ATGAGCTGCTGCGGCAATAGTCCCGGATATCAAGAGATCGACGAGGTGTCGCGCCTTGTCTCGACAAGGCTTGCGGCGTTTTTGAAGACGTTGCGCGGAAGCGGCTTTGCCGTGGGCCTGCAGGAGGGACAGGACGCGGCCTCCTTGATGGCGGCGGGTTATGCCGAAAAGCCGGGCCTTTTACGTTCCGCATTCAAGCATCTGTTCTCGGCGCGGAAATCCGACTGGGAAAAGTTCGACGGGCTGTTCGACGCGTTCTGGCTCGGCAAGCGCGTAAAATCGCGGTCGATGACCATGGGCTCGGCCAAGGCAGCCAACAGCCCGTCGCTGAAGACCTTGCAGGACAAACGGTCCGAGCGAACCGGGGACGAAGCTGCAACCGATCAGGTTCCCTCAACCGACGACGCGCCGGAGGGGCGCGCCGGCGAAGGCCGCATGGAGGGCGCCTCGCGTGCGGAAAATCTTGGCGAGATCGATTTCCGCAACATGGCCGATCCCGACCAGATCGAGCAGGCCCATGCCGTCGCGGCGCAACTGGCGAAAACCATGCGCACGCGGCTGACCCGGCGCGATCTGGCGCGCCGCCGCGGTTACCGGCTCGATCTGCGGCGGACGATCCACGGCAATATCAGCCATGGCGGCGTGCCGATCTGTCTGGTGAAACGCCAGCGCAAGGAAAAGCCGCTGCGGCTCGTGATGCTGCTCGACGCCTCCGGATCGATGAGCATGTACACCGGCGTGTTTTTGCGCTTCATCCACGGCGTGCTCGATGAGTTTCGCGAGGCCGAGGCGTTCCTGTTTCACACCCGCCTCGCTTACGTCTCCGACGCGATGAAGGAAAGGGATGCGGTTCGCGCGCTCGATCGCCTGTCGATCATGGCGCAAGGCGCCGGCGGCGGCACCAAAATCGGCGAGAGCCTGCAGACCTTCAACCGCTGGCATGCGGCGCGCGTAATCCATTCGCGCACCTGCGTGATGATCGTCTCCGACGGCTACGAGACCGGCGATGCCGCGCTGCTCGGCCGCGAGATGGCGGCACTGGCAAAACGCTGCCGCCGTATCGTCTGGCTCAATCCGATGCTGGCGTGGCAGGGTTATGCGCCGGAGGCCGCCGGCATCAAGGCCGCGCTGCCGTATGTCGACCTCTACGCGCCCGCCAACACGCTGAAAAGCCTGACCGAGCTTGAACCGTATCTGGCGAAGCTGTGA
- a CDS encoding XdhC family protein — protein sequence MTKHVEVMELVAQLKAAEEAFVLATVVRTVSVTAAKAGAKAIIRPDGRIVAGWIGGGCARGAVLKAARDALADGEPRMVSVQPENLLAELGVKPGENRDGVRFAENMCPSKGTMDVFVEPVLPHPSLVILGVSPVALSLATQARQLGYHVTIAAPAADLTDTPDADMLIDGYALIKLHEARRFIVVSTQGKGDEAALRTAVATDAAYHAFVGSRRKMAALREKLIAEGVDASALDRVKAPAGLDLGAITPEEIAMSILAEITVERRRGQRRAAK from the coding sequence ATGACAAAGCATGTCGAAGTGATGGAGCTGGTGGCGCAGCTCAAGGCCGCCGAGGAAGCTTTTGTGCTCGCGACCGTGGTGCGCACGGTGTCGGTGACCGCCGCCAAAGCCGGCGCGAAGGCGATCATCCGCCCCGACGGCCGCATCGTCGCGGGATGGATCGGCGGCGGCTGCGCCCGCGGCGCGGTGCTCAAAGCCGCGCGCGACGCGCTCGCCGACGGCGAGCCGCGCATGGTGTCGGTGCAGCCGGAAAATCTCTTGGCCGAGCTCGGCGTCAAGCCCGGCGAGAACCGCGACGGCGTGCGCTTTGCGGAGAACATGTGCCCGAGCAAGGGCACCATGGACGTGTTCGTCGAGCCGGTGCTGCCGCATCCTTCCCTGGTCATCCTCGGCGTCAGCCCGGTGGCACTGTCGCTTGCAACGCAAGCGCGGCAGCTCGGCTATCACGTCACGATCGCAGCACCGGCCGCTGATCTGACCGACACGCCCGACGCCGACATGCTGATCGACGGCTATGCGCTCATAAAACTCCACGAAGCGCGCCGCTTCATCGTGGTTTCGACCCAAGGCAAGGGCGACGAGGCCGCGCTTCGGACGGCCGTCGCAACGGACGCCGCCTATCACGCCTTCGTCGGCAGCCGCCGCAAGATGGCGGCGCTGCGCGAAAAACTGATCGCGGAAGGCGTCGACGCGTCGGCGCTCGATCGCGTCAAGGCCCCCGCCGGCCTCGACCTCGGCGCGATCACGCCGGAAGAGATCGCAATGTCGATCCTGGCGGAGATCACGGTGGAGCGGAGAAGGGGGCAGCGGAGGGCCGCAAAATAA
- a CDS encoding winged helix-turn-helix transcriptional regulator, whose amino-acid sequence MDRIEMKKPTFTCGLDAALVVLGGKWKPLILYHLAHGTRRYGELRRAIGGVSDKVLIQQLKELQADGIIARVDYGEIPPKVEYSQTAFGKTLGKALAPLCEWGTRHSRDVEAVMARRKARERRQAA is encoded by the coding sequence ATGGATCGCATCGAGATGAAAAAGCCTACCTTTACCTGCGGCCTGGACGCTGCCCTGGTCGTGCTCGGAGGCAAATGGAAGCCGTTGATCCTCTACCATCTGGCCCATGGCACCCGTCGTTACGGCGAGTTGAGACGGGCCATCGGGGGCGTCAGTGATAAAGTCCTGATCCAGCAGCTCAAGGAATTGCAGGCGGATGGGATTATCGCGCGTGTCGATTACGGGGAGATTCCGCCCAAGGTCGAATATTCCCAGACGGCCTTTGGAAAAACCTTAGGCAAGGCGCTGGCTCCTCTCTGCGAGTGGGGAACCAGGCATTCGAGGGACGTTGAAGCGGTGATGGCGCGCCGCAAAGCGCGCGAGCGGCGGCAGGCAGCATAG
- a CDS encoding SDR family NAD(P)-dependent oxidoreductase: protein MGRLDGKIAVVTGANSGIGLASAKRFVAEGAHVYITGRRQEELDKAVQAIGTGVTAVQGDISDLEDLDRLFAKVGSAHGRIDVLFANAGLGAREPLGKITASSFDLVFGVNVKGTIFTVQKGLPLMGDGGSIILTGSTTASMGTQAFSIYSASKAAIRNLARSWTLDLKGTGIRVNVLSPGATATPGLLNALARTGQKDAMIAGLIEQSPLGRMAEPDDIADVALFLASDDSRSMTGSEVFADGGMAQV, encoded by the coding sequence ATGGGCAGACTTGACGGAAAGATCGCGGTCGTCACCGGCGCGAACAGTGGCATTGGCCTGGCGAGCGCAAAACGGTTCGTCGCCGAAGGCGCTCATGTTTACATTACCGGGCGCCGCCAGGAGGAACTGGACAAAGCCGTCCAGGCGATCGGGACCGGCGTGACGGCGGTGCAGGGCGATATCTCCGATCTCGAAGACCTGGACCGGTTGTTCGCAAAGGTTGGGTCGGCCCATGGCCGCATAGATGTCCTGTTCGCCAACGCCGGATTGGGCGCGCGGGAACCCCTGGGCAAGATTACGGCATCGTCCTTTGATCTGGTCTTCGGCGTGAATGTCAAAGGCACGATATTCACGGTTCAGAAGGGCCTCCCGTTGATGGGGGATGGAGGATCCATCATTCTGACGGGGTCGACCACGGCCTCGATGGGGACGCAGGCCTTCAGCATCTACAGTGCGAGCAAAGCGGCTATTCGCAATCTCGCCCGCAGTTGGACGCTGGACTTGAAGGGCACGGGAATTCGCGTGAACGTTCTTTCGCCCGGCGCCACCGCGACGCCCGGCCTGCTCAATGCCCTGGCGAGAACCGGCCAGAAGGACGCCATGATCGCGGGCCTGATCGAGCAGTCGCCGCTCGGACGGATGGCCGAGCCTGACGATATCGCAGACGTGGCGCTGTTTCTGGCGTCGGACGACAGCAGATCGATGACTGGAAGCGAGGTCTTCGCGGACGGCGGCATGGCTCAGGTCTGA
- a CDS encoding multidrug effflux MFS transporter, with the protein MNAAVGRRSLTVMLGGLSLLGPLSIDAYLPAFADIQRDFQASTADLQLTLTGYLLAFACMSLMHGPLSDAFGRRRVILTALSAFGLAALGCALSPSVGWLTSFRVMQGMSAGVGTVVGRAIIRDCFEGAAATRLLALVSMIFSLSPALAPVFGGWVVTLFTWRAIFLTLFVYAVAMLMLCVRSLPETLPLHARRPFGLSMLAQQYVVAFGNRRFRLVALAIALSFAGLFLYVASVPAFLGHELGLPPTQYAMMFVPIVAGIVLGSLAAERLAGRFAPARLILAGFSIQLVTGIINVTFHAAHPGSVPWSILPIGFYAFGMSLATPGLLLIGLDQFPQMRGLAASCQAFAMVLLAGLITQLAPAFGGRALALALVQGVLCIAAFASWLVTIRFYERNR; encoded by the coding sequence GTGAATGCCGCCGTCGGCCGCCGCAGCCTGACTGTCATGTTGGGTGGCTTGAGCTTGCTCGGGCCGCTGTCGATCGATGCCTACCTGCCTGCCTTCGCCGATATCCAGCGCGATTTTCAAGCCAGCACCGCTGATCTCCAACTCACGCTGACCGGCTACTTGCTCGCCTTTGCCTGCATGAGCTTGATGCACGGCCCGTTGTCCGATGCGTTTGGACGGAGGCGGGTGATCCTCACCGCGCTCTCGGCGTTCGGCCTGGCGGCGCTCGGATGCGCGCTTTCGCCCAGCGTCGGCTGGTTGACCTCCTTCCGCGTCATGCAAGGCATGTCGGCTGGCGTTGGCACCGTGGTGGGACGCGCCATTATCCGCGATTGCTTTGAAGGCGCCGCCGCGACCAGACTGCTGGCGCTGGTGAGCATGATCTTCTCGCTGTCGCCAGCCTTGGCGCCGGTCTTTGGCGGATGGGTGGTCACGCTGTTCACCTGGCGGGCCATCTTCCTGACGTTGTTCGTCTATGCCGTTGCGATGCTGATGCTCTGCGTACGCAGCCTGCCGGAAACCTTGCCGCTTCATGCACGCCGCCCGTTCGGCTTAAGCATGCTGGCGCAGCAATATGTCGTGGCGTTCGGCAATCGCCGCTTCCGTCTTGTTGCGCTTGCCATCGCACTCAGCTTTGCCGGTCTGTTCCTCTACGTCGCCTCGGTGCCGGCCTTCCTCGGGCACGAATTGGGCCTGCCGCCAACGCAATACGCCATGATGTTCGTGCCCATCGTTGCCGGCATCGTGCTCGGCTCGCTCGCCGCCGAAAGGCTCGCCGGCCGGTTCGCGCCAGCCCGGTTGATCCTCGCTGGATTTTCCATCCAGTTGGTGACCGGCATCATCAACGTGACCTTCCACGCCGCGCATCCCGGGTCAGTTCCCTGGTCGATCCTTCCGATCGGATTCTACGCCTTCGGCATGTCGCTCGCCACGCCCGGCCTTTTGCTGATAGGGCTGGATCAATTCCCGCAGATGCGTGGTTTGGCCGCTTCCTGTCAGGCCTTCGCCATGGTGCTGCTGGCCGGCCTGATAACGCAATTGGCCCCGGCATTTGGCGGCCGCGCACTCGCTTTGGCGCTCGTGCAAGGCGTGCTGTGCATTGCCGCTTTCGCCTCGTGGCTCGTCACGATCCGCTTCTACGAACGGAATCGATAG